The following coding sequences are from one Aethina tumida isolate Nest 87 chromosome 2, icAetTumi1.1, whole genome shotgun sequence window:
- the LOC109596851 gene encoding choline transporter-like protein 1 yields the protein MGNTGSIQVQEVGEFRRLNMSNLPEDIQIPESPENRGKTDSVFLYIFIGFMVFLLPCLCYTLYYSDIRRINLYDQCGNLCGFTNKHYDLWSCTGKDLISKPYLKFKNPNLYNKTLNQLLREPRECVSDCGPGFVSIFHRCLKSNSKKPVNLNAGLTEVFNKVAREMGQIWWRIVVAVIGSIIICMLMLLVFRYAVAVFVWGVFIILFSALAGATCALWVLWSSRNEESEKRAALIGAGIMTGITIAVALVFAIMFKKIKLVIMLLKETAKAIFSMPMLIPMSLLVSVIQSLIGILFLTTTLLFLTTGQLQQLKMNFLAYVPNGFMIATEFINLAATIWAFNLLIGIQYMIVAGAISKWFFTRNKEYLERPISTSVHVVFKYHLGTVAFGSLIITIIMLLRMLIKSLQSNKRIKLIADCLLSCIEDAIKFLSKNAYIITALHGEGFWKSGKRASKLIAQNIINIVAINSVGDFVLGMAQLLIILLTWAFAYLCFAKAEIESILFAYALVLVFSGIMAGAIFSIFETAVDSIFICFCEDMLMNDGISKPYAMSKGLMEFIEKSKAVIGEKEVQVQST from the exons ATGGGTAATACAGGATCTATCCAAGTTCAAGAG GTGGGCGAATTTCGACGGTTAAATATGTCCAACCTACCAGAAGATATACAAATACCCGAGAGCCCTGAAAACAGAGGAAAAACGGATTctgtttttctttatatatttattggatttatggTGTTTTTA ttacctTGTCTTTGCTACACTTTATACTATTCCGACATCaggagaataaatttatacgatCAGTGTGGTAATTTGTGTGGATTTACCAATAAACATTATGATCTATGGAGTTGCACTGGAAAAGACCTGATATCTAAAcc atatttgaaatttaaaaatccaaactTGTATAACAAAACATTGAATCAACTTCTAAGGGAACCCCGAGAATGTGTGTCTGATTGTGGGCCAGGATT CGTGAGTATCTTCCATAGATGTTTAAAAAGTAACTCTAAAAAACCCGTAAATCTAAACGCCGGCTTAACTGAAGTTTTTAAT AAAGTTGCCAGAGAAATGGGTCAGATTTGGTGGAGAATTGTGGTTGCCGTGATTGGAAGCATaa TAATTTGTATGTTAATGTTACTTGTGTTCCGTTATGCCGTCGCCGTATTTGTATGGGgggtgtttattattttattttcggcATTAGCAGGGGCGACATGTGCATTGTG ggTTCTTTGGTCATCAAGAAATGAGGAATCTGAAAAACGGGCAGCTTTGATAGGGGCAGGCATAATGACGGGTATCACTATAGCAGTGGCGTTAGTTTTTGCGATTATGTTTAAGAAAATCAAATTGGTTATAATGTTACTCAAAGAAACCGCTAAAGCAATCTTCAGTATGCCCATGCTTATACCAATGTCCTTACTT GTTTCCGTTATTCAATCActtattggaatattatttttgacaacaACACTTTTGTTCCTTACCACTGGACAACTACAGCAATTGAAAATGAACTTCTTAGCTTACGTTCCCAATGGCTTTATGATTGCAACAGAATTCATTAATCTGGCAGCCACAATATGggcatttaatttgttgattgGCATCCAATATATGATTGTTGCTGGCGCTATATCAAAGTGGTTTTTCACAAg aaATAAAGAATACTTAGAGAGGCCCATTTCAACAAGTGTCCATGTAGTATTTAAGTACCACTTAGGCACTGTTGCTTTTGGCTCTTTGATTATTACGATCATAATGTTACTACGAATGTTAATAAAGTCTTTGCAGTCAAATAAAAGGATTAAACTCATTGCTGATTGTCTGCTAAGTTGCATTGAAgatgcaattaaatttttgtcgaAAAATGCTTACATTATAACAG ctTTACACGGTGAAGGATTTTGGAAGTCAGGAAAGAGAGCTTCCAAACTAATAGcacaaaatataatcaatatcgTTGCCATAAACTCAGTTGGTGATTTCGTCTTGGGAATGGCTCAGCTACTTATTATCCTTCTAACCTGGGCCTTTGCATACTTATGTTTCGCCAAGGCAGAAATTGAAAGCATTTTGTTTGCCTACGCTTTGGTATTGGTGTTCTCCGGTATTATGGCGGGTGCcattttttcgatttttgaA ACTGCAGTGGACTCCATATTTATATGCTTCTGCGAAGACATGCTGATGAATGATGGAATCTCCAAACCCTATGCTATGTCTAAAGGTCTAATggagtttattgaaaaatctaaggcGGTTATTGGAGAAAAAGAAGTACAAGTACAGTCaacttaa
- the LOC109606780 gene encoding choline transporter-like protein 1: MGSTLSVTDKVAPGELSGLKQSIFNRSDSELSDEQRHKSRTTTDVFFLLLFTTFLIILLCFIGYCVFYGDIYRSINGYDNCGNVCNRPGYTVKTGERRDPGCFGYNHINEKYHIVVKHNSLVDRHCVANCSQYEGYRQFFNRCVPKKSSSVVNTVFSKTGLKNFFQEVAEDFHFCWPEFCYLCLVALAASILILFLFRYLIGLVVWVVLIGVVIACIGGTIFLWIMWKQSTDQANFVPDNLIPDVDSRKTGTYLGFAIAATIVSIMVVLVIFVMRKRIKLVVQLFEESGKALTAMPLLLIEPILTFICLAIVITLWFYFSLWIESSGYLTEQRSHVFYYEKNSWMRFTRWYNLLAMLWMTQFLIGCQHMVIAGAVSEWFFTRDKSKLSFPISHSAYNLVRFHLGSVALGSLIIALVQFLRIIFKVLEKYLNNHEGSIAKCLMKCCHCCLYCFEKVIKYLSRNAYIEVAIYGYSFCTAGKQAFKLLSSNVLRVATINSVGDFILFLGKILVVVTTVLVGIKLIQDKDGVHHMWVPITLAGLFAYFVAHCFMTVYEMSIDTIFLCFCEDCEQNDGVTRPYYMSRGLMEFVENSRKALEIHDHKQQNKVNSAWQDDIHTISKSVGDT, from the exons ATGGGATCAACACTGAGCGTAACTGACAAGGTGGCACCTGGCGAG ctGTCTGGTCTTAAGCAATCGATATTCAATAGGTCGGACTCTGAGCTAAGCGATGAACAAAGACATAAATCTCGCACCACCACCGATGTTTTCTTCCTTTTATTGTTCActacatttttaatcattctG ctgTGCTTCATTGGATACTGTGTATTTTATGGGGACATATACCGTTCCATCAATGGTTATGACAACTGTGGAAACGTGTGTAACAGACCTGGCTACACAGTAAAAACAGGCGAAAGAAGAGATCCAGGGTGTTTCGGTTACAACCACATAAatgaaaa ATATCACATAGTCGTCAAACACAACTCATTGGTGGACAGACATTGTGTGGCAAACTGCTCCCAGTATGAAGGATA tcgTCAGTTCTTCAACAGATGCGTCCCAAAGAAGAGTTCTTCAGTTGTCAACACTGTATTTTCCAAAACTGGcctgaaaaatttttttcag GAAGTGGCTGAGGATTTCCATTTTTGCTGGCCAGAATTCTGCTATTTATGTCTAGTGGCCTTag ctGCCTCCATTCTTATACTATTtctatttagatatttaattggACTCGTTGTGTGGGTGGTTTTGATTGGGGTAGTAATAGCATGCATTGGaggaacaatatttttatg gATAATGTGGAAGCAAAGCACAGACCAAGCAAATTTTGTCCCTGATAATCTTATTCCTGACGTGGATTCGAGAAAAACAGGAACTTATCTAGGATTTGCCATTGCTGCAACCATTGTGTCCATAATGGTGGTCTTGGTTATATTTGTAATGAGGAAACGTATCAAATTGGTGGTACAATTGTTTGAAGAATCTGGCAAAGCCTTAACTGCAAtgcctttattattaatcgaaccaattttg ACGTTTATCTGTTTGGCCATAGTGATAACGTTGTGGTTCTACTTTTCTTTATGGATTGAAAGCTCTGGATATTTAACAGAGCAAAGATCTCACGTATTCTATTACGAAAAAAACAGTTGGATGAGATTCACAAGATGGTACAATTTATTGGCAATGTTATGGATGACCCAGTTCCTTATTGGGTGCCAACACATGGTTATTGCTGGAGCAGTCTCCGAATGGTTTTTTACAAG agataaaagtaaattatcctTTCCAATAAGTCACAGTGCTTATAACTTGGTTCGCTTCCATTTGGGCTCAGTAGCATTGGGATCTTTGATTATTGCACTTGTGCAGTTCTTaaggattatttttaaagtattagaGAAATATCTAAACAACCACGAAGGATCTATTGCAAAGTGTCTAATGAAATGTTGTCATTGCTGCTTATATTGTTTCGAAAAAGTCATCAAGTATCTCAGTCGAAATGCTTATATTGAAGTTG CAATCTACGGCTATTCATTTTGTACGGCTGGCAAACAAGCTTTTAAGCTTCTGTCTTCCAACGTATTAAGGGTCGCCACAATTAATTCAGTCGgtgatttcattttattcctGGGCAAGATCTTGGTCGTGGTGACCACTGTTTTAGTTGGAATAAAACTGATACag GATAAAGATGGTGTCCACCACATGTGGGTCCCTATAACACTTGCTGGTTTGTTCGCATACTTTGTGGCACATTGTTTTATGACAGTTTATGAG ATGTCTATAGATACAATTTTCTTATGCTTTTGTGAGGATTGCGAGCAAAATGATGGAGTTACGAGACCGTATTATATGTCAAGAGGTTTGATGGAGTTTGTAGAGAACTCGAGAAAAGCTCTGGAAATTCACGACCACAAGCAACAAAACAAAGTCAACAGTGCTTGGCAAGATGACATACATACTATAAGCAAGTCCGTAGGTGACACATAA